From the Nonlabens marinus S1-08 genome, one window contains:
- the porX gene encoding T9SS response regulator signal transducer PorX, protein MTTIKILWVDDEVDLLKPHIIFLEQKGYEVSTRVSGTEALEAIETELYDIVLLDENMPGLTGLETLHEIKEKQANLPVIMITKSEEEYIMEEAIGSKIADYLIKPVNPNQILLSLKKNLDHSRLVNAKTTSDYQREFRKIAMDMSMINTYEEWTQLYQKLLYWELELENVDDSGMFEILSAQKTEANHQFCKFIDKNYPSWFEDKNEDAPLLSHQLFKNLVAPLLKNKEQVLLVVVDNLRYDQFKVFENIINTHYKKIQEETYCSILPTATQYARNAIFSGLMPADMEKRHPEYWLNDTEEGGKNMHENDFLEAQLKRLGLSIKHQYHKITNENSGRKLEESFKTQKDNDLTVIVYNFVDMLSHSKTEMEVIKELASTDKSYRSLAVSWFKNSPLLEMIQRGQELGMKLVLTTDHGTINVTTPSKVIGDKNTSLNLRYKTGRSLSYEDKDVLAATDPATIKLPKINMSSSFIFAKGDLFFAYPNNYNHYVSYYRNTYQHGGVSMEEMLIPFAVFTPR, encoded by the coding sequence ATGACAACGATCAAAATACTATGGGTAGATGATGAAGTGGACCTACTGAAACCACATATTATATTTTTAGAGCAAAAAGGCTATGAGGTCAGCACGCGAGTGTCTGGAACTGAGGCTTTAGAAGCTATAGAAACCGAGTTATATGATATTGTTCTTTTAGACGAAAACATGCCTGGTCTTACAGGATTAGAGACCCTTCATGAGATCAAAGAAAAACAAGCCAATCTTCCCGTGATCATGATCACTAAAAGTGAGGAGGAATATATCATGGAGGAAGCCATTGGTTCTAAAATCGCGGATTATTTGATCAAACCAGTAAATCCAAATCAAATTCTGCTTTCGCTCAAAAAAAATCTAGACCACTCTAGATTAGTGAATGCCAAAACTACATCTGATTACCAACGGGAGTTTCGTAAAATAGCCATGGATATGTCCATGATTAACACTTATGAAGAATGGACTCAGTTGTATCAAAAACTATTGTACTGGGAACTTGAGCTAGAAAACGTGGATGATTCTGGCATGTTTGAAATACTTAGCGCTCAAAAAACCGAAGCCAATCATCAATTCTGCAAATTCATTGATAAGAATTACCCCAGTTGGTTTGAAGATAAAAACGAGGATGCTCCATTACTGAGCCATCAATTATTTAAAAACCTAGTCGCCCCTCTTTTAAAAAATAAGGAGCAAGTATTATTAGTGGTGGTAGACAATTTGCGTTACGACCAGTTCAAGGTTTTTGAAAACATCATCAACACCCATTATAAAAAGATTCAAGAAGAAACTTATTGCTCCATCTTACCTACCGCTACACAATACGCCCGTAATGCGATCTTCTCAGGATTAATGCCAGCAGATATGGAGAAAAGACATCCAGAATACTGGCTCAACGATACGGAAGAAGGCGGGAAGAATATGCATGAGAACGATTTTCTAGAGGCACAACTCAAAAGACTCGGACTATCCATCAAACATCAGTATCATAAAATTACTAATGAAAATAGTGGACGCAAGCTGGAAGAGAGTTTCAAAACTCAAAAAGATAATGATCTGACGGTAATCGTTTACAACTTTGTGGACATGCTATCCCATTCTAAGACAGAAATGGAAGTTATTAAAGAATTAGCAAGTACCGATAAATCCTATAGATCGTTAGCCGTCAGTTGGTTCAAAAATTCACCCTTATTAGAAATGATACAGCGTGGACAAGAGTTGGGAATGAAGTTAGTGTTGACTACAGACCACGGTACTATTAATGTGACAACACCTAGTAAGGTAATAGGAGATAAAAACACCAGCTTAAACTTGAGATATAAAACCGGAAGGAGCTTATCCTATGAAGACAAGGATGTATTAGCAGCAACAGACCCAGCCACGATCAAGTTACCTAAAATCAATATGAGCAGTAGTTTCATTTTTGCTAAAGGCGACTTATTCTTTGCTTACCCTAACAATTACAATCACTATGTGAGTTATTATCGCAATACATATCAGCATGGTGGCGTATCCATGGAAGAAATGTTGATTCCGTTTGCTGTATTTACCCCTAGATAG
- a CDS encoding HD domain-containing protein — translation MKQQNKLKILNDPIYGFISIPNDAIFELIEHPYFQRLRRITQMGLSYLVYPGAHHTRFHHAIGCLHLMQRAVQVLRSKGIVIDDVEEDALYKAILLHDLGHGPFSHALENLIIQGISHEEISLLFMQDLNAQFNGSLTLAIKIFQGKYHRPFMLDLISSQLDMDRLDYLKRDSFYTGVAEGNINSQRLISMLNVVDDRLVVEEKALYSVENFLSGRRLMYWQVYLHKTGIGAEHLLQSVVQRVHELLDNGVTVDIPTTLQFFLSNKTIDRSQLLERFAAIDDTDIFTLLKSNQSHSDLVLRELCQMILNRQLLRIKFSNTPVPQKKLDKKIEKLKKSYKLNDKEASYFIFHGEISNSAYAKAKPILILNKKNKVVELTDAAKEPSFKALAKVVTKYYYCYPKIQD, via the coding sequence TTGAAACAGCAGAACAAACTTAAAATATTAAACGATCCTATCTATGGATTTATTTCCATTCCTAATGATGCGATTTTTGAGTTAATTGAACATCCTTACTTCCAGAGGTTAAGAAGGATTACCCAAATGGGGTTAAGTTATTTAGTTTATCCTGGAGCTCATCATACCAGATTCCATCATGCTATAGGTTGTCTCCATTTAATGCAGCGAGCCGTTCAAGTGCTTCGCTCTAAAGGGATTGTCATTGATGATGTAGAAGAAGATGCTTTATACAAAGCCATATTACTACACGATTTAGGGCATGGTCCTTTTTCACATGCACTGGAAAATTTGATCATTCAGGGCATCAGTCATGAAGAAATTTCACTTCTTTTTATGCAGGATTTGAATGCCCAGTTTAACGGAAGTTTAACCCTTGCTATTAAAATCTTTCAAGGCAAGTACCATCGCCCATTTATGCTAGACTTAATATCAAGCCAGCTGGATATGGATCGTTTAGATTATTTGAAACGCGATAGTTTTTATACAGGAGTAGCTGAAGGCAACATTAACAGCCAGCGCTTGATATCCATGCTCAATGTCGTTGACGACCGTCTAGTAGTAGAAGAAAAAGCACTGTACAGCGTGGAGAATTTCCTTTCAGGCAGGCGCTTGATGTACTGGCAAGTCTACCTACATAAGACTGGAATAGGAGCAGAGCACTTGTTACAAAGTGTGGTCCAAAGAGTTCATGAATTACTGGATAATGGGGTTACTGTAGACATTCCTACTACCTTGCAGTTTTTCTTGAGTAATAAAACCATCGATCGCTCTCAGTTACTGGAACGTTTTGCAGCAATAGATGATACGGATATTTTTACGTTGTTAAAAAGTAACCAGAGTCATAGCGATCTGGTACTGCGAGAATTATGTCAGATGATATTGAACCGACAGTTATTACGCATTAAGTTTTCAAATACACCCGTACCACAGAAAAAGCTAGATAAGAAAATTGAGAAGCTAAAAAAATCCTACAAACTCAATGATAAGGAAGCAAGCTACTTCATTTTTCATGGGGAAATTAGTAATTCCGCTTACGCGAAAGCGAAACCCATATTAATTCTCAACAAAAAAAATAAAGTAGTAGAATTGACAGATGCTGCCAAAGAGCCTAGTTTCAAAGCCTTGGCTAAAGTTGTGACTAAATATTACTATTGTTACCCTAAGATTCAAGATTGA
- the lpxD gene encoding UDP-3-O-(3-hydroxymyristoyl)glucosamine N-acyltransferase translates to MKFNVQQIADILEGTVSGDPDIEVDKLSKIEEGSEGSLSFLSNPKYTSYIYSTKASAVIVNDTFEPEQEVDCTLIKVADSYKAFSKLLEFYQAAKLNKNGIENPSFIHESVSYGDGLYLGAFCSVSSNVKIGENVKIFSNVSIAENVSIGDNCVIYSGAHIMSDTVIGNHVVINSGCVIGADGFGFSPNSDGSYSKIPQIGNVIIEDNVDVGALTTIDRATLGSTIIRKGVKLDNQIQVAHNVEIGENTVIASQTGIAGSSKIGKNCRIGGQVGIAGHLVIGDNVGIQAQSGIGKNIKSNSNIQGSPAFDYGDWNRSYVNFKNLPKLDKRVRDLEKNKA, encoded by the coding sequence ATGAAATTTAACGTGCAACAAATTGCAGATATACTGGAAGGAACCGTCAGCGGCGATCCCGATATTGAAGTAGATAAGCTATCCAAAATAGAGGAAGGGTCAGAGGGAAGTTTAAGCTTCCTTTCCAATCCCAAGTATACCTCATATATTTATTCTACTAAGGCATCTGCAGTTATAGTCAATGATACTTTTGAACCAGAGCAAGAAGTAGACTGTACCTTAATTAAGGTAGCAGATTCCTACAAGGCTTTTTCTAAATTATTGGAATTTTATCAAGCTGCAAAGCTCAATAAGAATGGTATAGAAAATCCAAGTTTTATACATGAATCGGTATCTTATGGTGACGGTCTTTACTTGGGAGCTTTTTGTAGCGTGTCTAGCAATGTGAAAATAGGGGAGAACGTCAAGATATTTTCCAATGTCAGTATCGCCGAAAATGTAAGTATAGGTGACAATTGCGTGATTTATTCAGGCGCTCACATTATGTCAGATACCGTTATTGGAAATCATGTGGTCATCAATTCAGGCTGTGTTATAGGTGCTGACGGGTTTGGGTTCTCACCTAATAGCGACGGGTCGTATTCTAAGATTCCACAAATAGGAAACGTCATCATTGAGGATAACGTGGATGTAGGCGCATTAACTACTATAGACAGAGCAACTTTAGGAAGTACCATTATCAGAAAGGGAGTGAAACTTGATAATCAAATTCAAGTGGCACATAATGTAGAAATAGGAGAAAATACGGTCATTGCATCACAGACTGGTATTGCTGGTTCCAGTAAAATAGGTAAAAACTGCAGGATAGGTGGTCAGGTTGGAATTGCGGGACACCTTGTAATAGGTGATAATGTAGGTATACAAGCACAATCAGGGATAGGGAAGAACATTAAGTCAAATTCTAATATCCAGGGTTCACCTGCGTTTGATTATGGCGATTGGAATAGGTCTTACGTAAACTTCAAGAACCTTCCTAAACTAGATAAAAGAGTTAGAGACTTAGAAAAAAATAAGGCATAA
- a CDS encoding bifunctional UDP-3-O-[3-hydroxymyristoyl] N-acetylglucosamine deacetylase/3-hydroxyacyl-ACP dehydratase: protein MTATEFKQTTIEKEVSLNGVGLHTGKKVTLNFKPAPADHGYAFQRIDLEGEPVIEALANYVTDTKRGTTLDKNGVQINTCEHVLAALVGLEIDNCIIEIDSSEPPIMDGSSKYFVEALEKAGKIELEQVRKEFVVKEVISYKDEETGSEILLMPSDSYQITTMVDFGTKVLGTQNATLDKISNFKEEIASSRTFSFLHEIEMLLEQGLIQGGDLNNAIVYVDKELSEKTMTNLKKAFKKDNIAVKPNGILDNLTLHHPNEAARHKLLDVIGDLALVGYRIRGKVIATKPGHFVNTQFAKKLSKIIKKEIRDNVPQVDIHQEPLMDTVKIMSVLPHRPPFLLVDKIFKLTDTEVIGLKNVTMNEPFFTGHFPGQPVMPGVLIVEAMAQNGGILVLSTVPDPENYLTFFMKMDNVKFKRKVSPGDTLIFKAELITPIRRGIAHMQAYAYANGILCAEAELMAQISKVK, encoded by the coding sequence ATGACTGCTACAGAATTTAAGCAAACAACCATTGAAAAGGAAGTTTCCCTAAACGGTGTGGGACTTCATACAGGAAAGAAGGTAACACTTAACTTTAAACCTGCTCCAGCGGATCACGGTTATGCTTTTCAGCGTATCGACCTAGAAGGCGAACCTGTAATTGAAGCGTTAGCCAACTATGTGACAGATACAAAAAGAGGAACAACATTAGATAAGAATGGTGTCCAGATCAATACTTGTGAGCATGTACTGGCTGCCTTAGTAGGGCTGGAGATCGATAACTGTATCATTGAAATTGACAGCAGCGAGCCTCCTATTATGGACGGTTCCTCTAAATATTTCGTAGAGGCTTTAGAAAAAGCTGGTAAAATAGAATTAGAACAAGTTCGCAAGGAATTTGTAGTGAAAGAAGTCATATCCTATAAGGACGAGGAAACGGGTAGCGAAATTTTATTGATGCCCTCTGATTCTTATCAAATCACCACGATGGTAGATTTCGGTACTAAGGTTTTAGGAACTCAAAATGCCACACTTGATAAAATTTCTAATTTCAAGGAAGAGATAGCAAGCTCCAGAACTTTCAGTTTTTTACATGAGATTGAAATGCTTTTAGAGCAGGGTTTGATTCAAGGTGGGGATTTGAATAATGCTATCGTTTATGTAGATAAAGAATTGTCTGAAAAGACAATGACTAATTTGAAGAAGGCTTTTAAAAAGGACAATATTGCTGTAAAACCTAACGGGATTCTAGATAACTTGACCTTACATCACCCTAATGAAGCAGCTAGACATAAGTTACTGGATGTCATTGGTGATTTAGCTCTAGTAGGTTATAGAATTCGAGGTAAAGTGATTGCCACTAAACCTGGTCACTTTGTAAACACACAGTTCGCAAAAAAGCTTTCTAAGATCATCAAGAAAGAAATTCGAGATAATGTTCCTCAAGTGGATATTCATCAAGAGCCTTTGATGGATACAGTGAAGATCATGAGCGTGTTGCCGCATCGACCTCCATTCTTGCTAGTGGACAAGATTTTCAAATTAACAGATACTGAAGTAATTGGTTTGAAGAATGTCACCATGAACGAGCCTTTTTTTACAGGTCACTTCCCAGGACAACCAGTAATGCCTGGAGTTCTTATTGTGGAGGCGATGGCTCAAAATGGTGGGATTTTAGTTCTCAGTACTGTTCCAGATCCAGAAAATTACTTGACTTTTTTCATGAAAATGGACAACGTGAAGTTTAAAAGAAAAGTGTCTCCAGGAGATACACTTATCTTTAAGGCGGAATTGATTACACCTATACGCCGAGGAATTGCACACATGCAAGCCTATGCATATGCAAACGGCATTTTATGTGCCGAAGCAGAGCTGATGGCACAAATTTCAAAAGTAAAATAA
- the lpxA gene encoding acyl-ACP--UDP-N-acetylglucosamine O-acyltransferase encodes MNQPLAYVHPGAKIAKNVVIEPFTTIHNDVVIGEGSWIGSNVTIMEGARIGKNVSIFPGAVISAVPQDKKFDDEDTQTIIGDGTTIRECVTINRGTSDRMKTIIGKNCWIMAYCHIAHDCIVGDNCIFSNNSTLAGHITVGDYVVLAGMSAVQQFCQVGSHAFVTGGSLVRKDVPPFVKAGREPLSYVGINSVGLRRRGFELEKIREIQDIFRILYQKNYNVTQAVEIIEAEMSATTERDEILEFIKNSKRGIMRGYLGSN; translated from the coding sequence ATGAACCAACCATTAGCATACGTCCACCCAGGAGCAAAAATTGCCAAAAACGTGGTAATTGAACCCTTTACAACCATTCACAATGACGTAGTGATAGGTGAAGGATCTTGGATCGGGTCTAACGTTACTATTATGGAAGGTGCTCGCATTGGAAAAAATGTAAGTATTTTTCCAGGTGCTGTGATATCAGCCGTGCCTCAAGATAAGAAGTTTGATGATGAGGATACCCAAACCATCATAGGCGATGGAACAACTATTAGAGAATGTGTTACGATCAATAGAGGAACCTCTGATCGCATGAAAACTATTATAGGCAAGAACTGCTGGATAATGGCGTATTGTCACATTGCACACGATTGCATTGTGGGTGACAACTGTATCTTTTCAAATAACAGTACCCTTGCTGGACACATTACGGTAGGAGACTACGTCGTGCTTGCAGGAATGTCAGCAGTGCAACAGTTTTGTCAAGTAGGTAGCCATGCATTTGTAACGGGAGGATCCTTAGTTCGTAAGGATGTACCACCATTTGTAAAAGCTGGTCGCGAACCATTGAGCTATGTTGGGATAAACTCAGTTGGGTTGAGAAGACGTGGTTTTGAATTGGAAAAAATCCGAGAGATACAGGATATTTTCAGGATTCTTTACCAAAAGAACTACAACGTAACACAAGCGGTAGAGATAATAGAAGCAGAAATGAGCGCGACTACAGAGCGCGACGAGATATTAGAATTCATCAAAAACTCCAAACGAGGTATCATGAGAGGATACCTAGGAAGCAATTAA
- the efp gene encoding elongation factor P, producing MASTSDIRKGLCIRYNHDIFKIIEFLHVKPGKGPAFVRTKLKSVTTGKVLDNTFSAGHKIEDIRVESQKFQFLYKDGEWYHFMNAEDYTQIRLLENSLDTPELMKEGENVTIQINTEDNTPLSVDMPQYVTLEVTATEPGLKGNTATNSTKPATVETGASVNVPLFINEGDIIRIDTEKGAYHERMKQ from the coding sequence ATGGCATCAACTAGCGACATTAGAAAAGGATTGTGCATACGTTACAACCACGATATTTTTAAAATCATTGAATTTCTTCACGTTAAGCCTGGGAAAGGTCCAGCCTTTGTAAGAACTAAACTTAAAAGTGTCACCACTGGTAAGGTGTTAGACAACACTTTTTCCGCAGGGCATAAAATCGAAGACATACGAGTAGAGTCCCAAAAATTTCAATTCTTATACAAGGATGGGGAATGGTATCACTTTATGAATGCAGAGGATTATACACAAATCCGCTTGCTTGAAAATTCATTAGATACTCCAGAATTGATGAAGGAAGGGGAGAATGTGACCATCCAAATCAATACTGAGGATAACACGCCTTTATCTGTTGATATGCCTCAATATGTAACTCTTGAAGTTACTGCTACAGAACCTGGATTGAAAGGAAATACTGCTACTAATTCTACTAAGCCTGCGACTGTAGAAACAGGTGCAAGTGTGAACGTTCCATTATTTATCAATGAGGGCGATATCATCCGTATTGATACGGAAAAAGGCGCCTATCACGAGCGAATGAAACAATAA
- a CDS encoding UDP-3-O-(3-hydroxymyristoyl)glucosamine N-acyltransferase, with the protein MKFSTTYRLSEIAEILNCEYVGDANFPVTGMNEIHVVTPGDIVFVDHPKYYHKALESAATIVLINKKVDCPEGKALLLSDDPFRDFNKLTQHYNPFSAFAKAEQPTYKLGKNCIIQPNVFIANDVVIGDNCVIHSNVSINNGCVIGNNVTIHSGTVLGTDAFYYKRRADGYDKLLSNGRVVIEDNVEIGALCTIDRGVSGDTTIGYGSKLDNQVHIGHDTVLGKHVLIASQTGISGCVVIEDEAKIWGQVGIRSDVTIGKGAEVYAQSGISKNVPAGTSVFGSPASDSKEKFKELAAVRMLPNFMKNNK; encoded by the coding sequence TTGAAATTTTCCACCACATATAGATTATCTGAAATCGCTGAAATACTCAACTGTGAGTATGTAGGCGATGCTAATTTTCCTGTGACTGGAATGAATGAAATCCATGTGGTGACACCTGGAGACATCGTTTTTGTTGACCATCCTAAGTATTACCACAAGGCACTGGAAAGTGCAGCGACCATTGTTTTAATCAATAAAAAGGTTGATTGTCCAGAGGGCAAAGCCTTATTACTGTCAGACGACCCATTTCGAGATTTTAATAAATTAACACAGCATTACAATCCTTTTTCCGCTTTCGCGAAAGCGGAACAACCCACCTATAAATTAGGAAAAAACTGTATTATCCAGCCTAACGTATTCATTGCAAATGACGTCGTCATAGGAGACAACTGTGTGATTCATAGTAATGTTTCCATTAACAATGGTTGTGTCATAGGTAATAATGTAACCATACATTCAGGAACCGTTTTAGGAACTGATGCGTTTTACTATAAACGCCGTGCAGATGGTTATGATAAATTGCTTAGCAATGGACGAGTGGTTATAGAAGACAATGTAGAAATAGGTGCCCTGTGTACCATTGATCGTGGTGTGAGCGGCGATACCACCATAGGTTACGGCTCTAAACTGGATAATCAGGTGCACATAGGACATGATACGGTTTTAGGAAAACACGTTTTGATTGCTAGCCAGACGGGAATTTCTGGATGTGTGGTGATTGAAGATGAGGCAAAAATATGGGGACAGGTAGGAATACGTAGTGATGTGACTATAGGCAAAGGAGCAGAAGTATATGCTCAAAGTGGTATTTCTAAAAATGTACCAGCTGGAACCAGTGTATTCGGATCTCCAGCGTCAGATTCAAAAGAAAAGTTTAAAGAGTTGGCTGCTGTCCGTATGCTGCCTAACTTTATGAAAAATAATAAATAA
- a CDS encoding nuclear transport factor 2 family protein, producing MSLTAKKKVQAFFESDAFKNKEVYEEFLHKDLKIYWHSSTGYNVYDFNSYWELIESASLSYESLRYDVSHILSEKDEVAVRYTLYSRTIENPNEEVPIGYFISIWKMENGKLAECHQTSHPAI from the coding sequence ATGTCATTAACGGCAAAAAAGAAGGTTCAAGCATTTTTTGAATCAGATGCATTTAAAAATAAAGAGGTCTATGAAGAATTCCTTCATAAAGACCTTAAGATTTACTGGCATTCAAGTACAGGTTATAATGTTTACGATTTCAATAGTTATTGGGAACTGATAGAATCAGCGTCTTTATCTTATGAAAGTTTAAGGTACGATGTTAGTCATATCTTAAGTGAAAAAGACGAGGTAGCCGTTAGATATACCTTATATTCCAGAACCATCGAAAACCCAAATGAAGAAGTGCCTATAGGGTATTTTATCAGTATTTGGAAAATGGAGAATGGGAAGTTGGCAGAATGCCATCAAACTAGCCATCCAGCAATTTAA
- the sucD gene encoding succinate--CoA ligase subunit alpha — protein MSVLVNKDSKIIVQGFTGSEGTFHAGQMIEYGTNVVGGVTPGKGGQTHLDKPVFNTVQEAVEKAGADVTIIFVPPAFAADAIMEAADAGIKVIIAITEGIPVADMVKAADYIKDKDCRLVGPNCPGVITPEEAKVGIMPGFVFKKGKVGIVSKSGTLTYEASDQVVKQGYGISTAIGIGGDPIIGTTTKEAVELFMNDPETEAIVMIGEIGGQLEADAAQWIKETGNKKPVIGFIAGETAPAGRTMGHAGAIVGGSEDTAQAKKKIMKECGIHVVDSPAEIGKKVAEVLG, from the coding sequence ATGAGCGTTTTAGTCAATAAAGATTCTAAAATAATAGTGCAAGGTTTCACAGGTAGTGAAGGAACATTCCACGCAGGTCAAATGATCGAGTACGGAACAAATGTAGTAGGCGGTGTGACTCCAGGAAAAGGAGGACAAACGCATTTAGACAAGCCCGTTTTTAATACCGTTCAAGAAGCGGTAGAGAAAGCAGGAGCTGATGTTACTATCATATTTGTACCGCCAGCATTTGCTGCAGATGCGATAATGGAAGCGGCAGACGCAGGAATCAAAGTGATTATTGCGATTACAGAAGGTATCCCAGTAGCTGACATGGTGAAGGCTGCTGATTATATCAAAGACAAAGACTGTCGATTAGTTGGTCCTAACTGTCCTGGTGTCATTACTCCTGAAGAAGCAAAAGTAGGTATCATGCCAGGTTTTGTATTCAAGAAAGGAAAAGTTGGAATTGTTTCAAAATCAGGAACATTGACTTATGAAGCATCTGACCAGGTGGTGAAGCAAGGCTACGGAATTTCTACAGCTATCGGTATAGGCGGTGATCCAATCATAGGAACAACAACTAAGGAGGCAGTAGAATTATTTATGAATGACCCAGAAACAGAAGCTATCGTTATGATAGGTGAGATAGGTGGTCAGTTAGAAGCAGATGCGGCACAATGGATTAAAGAAACTGGAAACAAAAAACCAGTTATTGGATTTATTGCAGGAGAAACTGCTCCAGCAGGAAGAACCATGGGTCATGCAGGTGCAATCGTAGGTGGCTCAGAAGACACTGCTCAAGCAAAGAAAAAAATAATGAAAGAATGTGGAATTCACGTTGTGGATTCTCCAGCCGAAATTGGTAAAAAAGTCGCTGAAGTTCTAGGTTAG